One genomic segment of Longimicrobium sp. includes these proteins:
- a CDS encoding Ig-like domain-containing protein: protein MQPRLALVAAAMFLAACDIPSGAGHGPPTRLSIVSGDGQQQTAGSALPEPLVVRVTDPLGRPVPGTRVSFRAVSGGGTLAEQAATTDRAGNASVRWILGTVAAEPQRVSARVQIEGAESRSPRLAATFEAVARAGDAATLYGPSPDAVLLAIPGSPVRDGPHVTVVDQHGNAVAGVTVTWSVLSGGGTLSASSTQTGTEGTATVAWTLGASGAQALQATAGTLGPVRFNARLQLPSTGQLTGPDMMVGGQVVKWRFEVRDYSKIPIPNFPVEWALGGSGGTLTAADSHTGPDGWAEATVMMSERGSFTLDARAGAVGRWREIHVNGGMSLVILKKRGSQGYANSHADASALIRSAGGGISAARFTLSGRSTAMKFLPPDPYNDLPSHWSGSIAAYDLPMGHLPAQILATDASGNIGTFSFTILNETDPVVRFVEPASSNDTVTATGSLRVVARCVWFQECTQLQVRVPQDAHSIERQGPSQVAFTLDLPRGPATVGVTVTWHTESRLYAGMRTLVVKVPP, encoded by the coding sequence ATGCAGCCCCGCCTTGCTCTCGTCGCCGCGGCCATGTTCCTGGCGGCGTGCGACATCCCCTCAGGCGCTGGCCACGGCCCGCCGACGCGGCTGTCCATCGTTTCCGGCGACGGCCAGCAGCAGACCGCGGGAAGCGCCCTTCCGGAGCCTCTGGTGGTGCGAGTCACCGATCCCTTGGGCCGTCCCGTTCCCGGCACACGCGTGTCCTTCCGGGCGGTTTCCGGGGGCGGCACCCTTGCGGAGCAGGCGGCCACGACCGATCGCGCCGGAAATGCGAGTGTCCGCTGGATTCTGGGGACCGTCGCCGCGGAACCGCAGCGGGTGAGCGCTCGCGTGCAGATCGAGGGGGCGGAGTCGCGTTCGCCGAGGCTGGCGGCCACCTTCGAGGCCGTCGCGCGCGCAGGTGATGCCGCCACGCTGTACGGGCCGTCCCCCGACGCGGTGCTTCTCGCAATTCCCGGCTCTCCCGTGCGGGACGGTCCTCACGTAACCGTGGTGGACCAGCATGGAAACGCGGTGGCGGGCGTCACGGTTACCTGGTCCGTGCTCTCCGGGGGAGGCACTCTCTCCGCCTCGTCCACGCAGACGGGAACCGAAGGCACCGCCACGGTCGCGTGGACGCTCGGCGCTTCGGGAGCCCAGGCACTTCAGGCGACGGCGGGAACGCTGGGCCCGGTCCGGTTCAACGCGCGCCTGCAACTCCCCTCCACCGGGCAACTCACCGGCCCCGACATGATGGTCGGCGGGCAGGTTGTGAAATGGCGTTTCGAGGTGCGCGATTATTCCAAGATCCCGATCCCGAACTTTCCCGTGGAGTGGGCGCTGGGTGGCAGCGGAGGCACACTAACCGCCGCCGACTCGCACACGGGACCGGACGGATGGGCCGAGGCAACGGTGATGATGAGCGAGCGGGGAAGTTTCACGCTGGATGCACGTGCCGGGGCCGTGGGGCGCTGGAGAGAGATCCACGTGAACGGCGGAATGTCGCTGGTAATCCTGAAAAAACGTGGGTCGCAGGGATACGCTAACTCTCATGCGGATGCCTCGGCACTCATCCGGTCCGCAGGGGGCGGCATCAGCGCCGCGCGCTTCACGCTCTCCGGGCGCAGCACGGCAATGAAGTTTCTCCCCCCGGATCCCTATAACGATCTGCCCTCGCATTGGTCTGGTTCAATAGCGGCCTACGATCTACCCATGGGGCACCTTCCAGCGCAAATCCTGGCGACGGACGCGAGTGGAAACATAGGGACGTTCTCATTCACCATATTGAATGAGACGGACCCGGTGGTCCGGTTCGTGGAACCGGCCAGTTCCAACGACACCGTGACCGCGACCGGCAGCCTGCGTGTCGTTGCTCGATGCGTCTGGTTCCAGGAATGCACGCAGCTCCAGGTCCGTGTTCCTCAGGACGCCCATTCAATAGAGCGCCAAGGGCCGTCCCAGGTGGCTTTTACCCTCGATTTACCACGCGGGCCTGCCACGGTGGGGGTGACGGTTACGTGGCATACCGAGAGCCGCCTATACGCGGGAATGCGCACACTGGTCGTGAAGGTGCCGCCGTGA
- a CDS encoding DUF885 domain-containing protein, translating to MRRLLPTLAALTLATLAQPASAQTAAQRLEQLFADEWEFRLRENPTFATGLGDTRFNDRLDPASLADVQRQTEENRRFLARLRAIPRDSLDPGARIDYDIFARQKEETIQEVELGLHLVPITNREGFHTWFPELGENVPLATVRDYENYIARLRAFRPWVADHVNLMREGIRRGMVLPSVSLQGIEGTIQPHVVDDPTKSLLWAPFADFPAGVPQADRERLAAAGRAAIQEGVVAGYRDFLAFIQREYVPGARRGIGASELPNGRALYAQRVRSYTTLDLTPDQVHETGLREVARIRARMDSLMRATGFAGTFPEFVHFLRTDPRFYVATPQALLERTSLVLKRMDGELPRLFTRLPRMPYGIKEIPAYIAPRTTTAYYSRPSGDGTRAGTYWVNTYDLPSRPTYEIEALSFHEAVPGHHLQIALQQELEGLPRFRRFASFTAFVEGWALYAEQLGYETGFYQDPYSQFGQLTYEMWRACRLVVDTGMHWKGWTRQQAIDFMAANSALTLLNITNEVDRYIAWPGQALAYKTGQMKISELRAEAQAALGPRFDVRRFHDVVLGSGSVPLTVLEENVRAWIAAER from the coding sequence ATGCGCCGTCTCCTCCCCACCCTTGCCGCGCTGACGCTCGCGACGCTCGCACAGCCCGCCTCCGCGCAGACCGCGGCCCAGCGGCTGGAGCAGCTGTTCGCCGACGAATGGGAGTTCCGCCTGCGCGAGAACCCCACCTTCGCCACCGGCCTGGGCGACACGCGCTTCAACGACCGCCTGGACCCCGCCTCCCTGGCCGACGTGCAGCGGCAGACGGAGGAGAACCGCCGGTTCCTTGCGCGCCTGCGCGCCATCCCGCGCGACTCGCTGGACCCCGGCGCCCGCATCGACTACGACATCTTCGCCCGCCAGAAGGAAGAGACCATCCAGGAGGTGGAGCTGGGGCTTCACCTGGTCCCCATCACCAACCGCGAGGGGTTCCACACCTGGTTCCCGGAACTGGGCGAAAACGTACCGCTCGCCACCGTCCGCGACTACGAGAACTACATCGCCCGGCTGCGCGCCTTTCGCCCGTGGGTGGCCGACCACGTGAACCTGATGCGCGAAGGCATCCGGCGCGGGATGGTGCTTCCCTCCGTCTCGCTGCAGGGGATCGAGGGAACCATCCAGCCCCACGTCGTAGACGACCCCACGAAGAGCCTGCTCTGGGCCCCCTTCGCCGACTTTCCCGCTGGCGTGCCCCAGGCGGACCGCGAGCGGCTGGCGGCGGCCGGGCGCGCGGCCATCCAGGAGGGGGTCGTCGCCGGCTACCGCGACTTCCTGGCGTTCATCCAGCGCGAGTACGTTCCCGGTGCGCGCCGCGGCATCGGCGCGTCGGAGCTGCCCAACGGGCGCGCCCTCTACGCCCAGCGGGTGCGCAGCTACACCACGCTGGACCTGACGCCTGACCAGGTGCACGAGACCGGCCTGCGCGAGGTGGCCCGCATCCGCGCGCGCATGGACTCGCTGATGCGCGCCACCGGCTTCGCGGGCACCTTCCCCGAGTTCGTCCACTTCCTGCGCACCGACCCGCGATTCTACGTCGCCACCCCCCAGGCGCTGCTGGAGCGCACCTCGCTGGTCCTCAAGCGCATGGACGGCGAGCTGCCGCGCCTGTTCACCCGTCTGCCGCGCATGCCGTACGGCATCAAGGAGATCCCGGCCTACATCGCGCCGCGTACGACCACGGCGTACTACTCGCGCCCCTCCGGCGACGGCACCCGGGCGGGCACGTACTGGGTGAACACCTACGACCTGCCCAGCCGGCCCACGTACGAAATCGAGGCGCTGTCGTTCCACGAGGCCGTGCCGGGGCACCACCTGCAGATCGCGCTTCAGCAGGAGCTGGAGGGGCTGCCGCGGTTCCGCCGGTTCGCCAGCTTTACGGCGTTCGTCGAGGGATGGGCGCTGTACGCCGAGCAGCTGGGCTACGAGACGGGCTTCTACCAGGACCCGTACAGCCAGTTCGGCCAGCTGACGTACGAGATGTGGCGCGCGTGCCGCCTGGTGGTGGATACGGGGATGCACTGGAAGGGGTGGACGCGGCAGCAGGCCATCGACTTCATGGCCGCCAACAGCGCGCTCACCCTGCTGAACATCACCAACGAGGTAGACCGCTACATCGCCTGGCCCGGGCAGGCGCTGGCGTACAAGACGGGGCAGATGAAGATCAGCGAGCTGCGCGCCGAGGCGCAGGCGGCGCTGGGGCCCCGCTTCGACGTGCGCCGGTTCCACGACGTGGTGCTGGGCTCCGGCTCGGTGCCCCTGACGGTGCTGGAGGAAAACGTCCGTGCGTGGATCGCGGCCGAGCGATAG